A region of the Chryseobacterium cucumeris genome:
GTTGACAAACCAGGTGAAGGCACGGGGCGTTTTAAACCAGTACAGCATCGGATAAATCGTTGCGGAATACACAGCCACCTCATCTATTTTTTTGCTCCAGTTATCCGGTTCAAAGCGCGCATAGATTCTCATAAATCCGTATTGCTGCCGTATAAAATGAAAAACGGCAATCAATGCCAGTACTGACCAGAATGTCAGGCTACCCAACTGGAACAGGAGCATTCCCAAGATCCAGCTCAAAACAGGAATTCCCAGATACAGCAGTTTATTTTTCTGTATTTCTCCCTTTACGAAATACGTTTTGAACAGCGTAGAATATACATGAGCCACATCCACAAAAACGATCAGGAAAAGCCATGTGTAAAAGGAATAATGATTTTCCAGCCCCTGAATTTGTTTCTGAAATAGAAAGATAATCATCAATACCAGAAAAGGCGGCGATAAAATAAACCACCAGTCTGTTTTTGCATTATGTATCCACGGTTGTTTCATTGTTGTATTTTACATCATTTGTTCTGCAGTCCGGATTCCCTGATAGAAAGCTTCTTCAAAAATAGATATTCCCGAAAGATCGGAATGGGCAAAGAAAATTTTATCTTCTATCGTTTTTTTTGCTTTTTGGGTTTCTTCTCCAAAAATCTGGTTGGGAACCGGAGCGATCATCGCATGTCCGATTTTATGGAACTGCATTTCCAGAATGAAATCTTCTATCAACGGATGGGCTTTCTTCAAATCATCCAAAACTAAAGTTTTAAGTTCAGATTCTTTCATGGCATAGAGCTTTTTTCTTGCTTTTTTGCAATCTGCAGTTGAAAAACTCTTATAATGGGTAATTACTTTTTCACCTATGATCTGGTTCAGATTCTGGTGCTGGTCATAGATATAGCCTAATCCCGAAGAACCGTAGATCACATTATCCCAGGCCAGCTCTTCATCTCCTCCAAATTCGTTTTTAAACGTAATGGTGGTTAAAAGCCACGGAACATAATGAAATGATGATGCTCTTTTTTGATTAAAAATTCTTTCATTCACAAATTGTGGGGTTGCAAACAGTACTTTATCTGCAATGATCTTTTTAGTTTTCTTTTGGGTATTATCAAAACTTAAGACCTCAACTTTATCATTGATTTTAATATCAAAAACCAGATTTCCCGGCAAATGTTTTCCCTCCGTATATTTTGAAAAATGGTTTGCCAGTCTTGCATTTCCTTCCGGCCAGGTGAATACCTGATCTTTATATTTTGTGCTCCAGTTGTTTTTTCTTCCGGCAAAATAATGAATGCCTGCCCATGCTGAAACGTAGTCTATTCCTAATCCGAAATCGTCTCTGCAGGAATAATCCAGCAGCCAGAGAAGTTCTTCCGAATAGAAGTTATTTTCTTTGAGCCAGTCTTTAAAAATGATTTTTTCAAGTTTTACAACCTCATCTTCTCTGCTGGAATCATGTACCGGAATAGCAAACCAATATCTTCCTTCAGTGTCTTTCTTTGTACGAAATTCATCCATCAGCTTAAAAAAGCGGGCAAGCTCTTGCTGGACCTGTGCGGAAATTCCTCTTTGCGGAACAATATCGTTCTGCCAGGCATTTTTATAAAATAGTCTTTCCTGTTGTGGAAAAGTCATTTGGTATTCATCAAGGATGGGTTCTCCATCATCCTCAGTTCCCAAGCAGATTTCACATTCTTTCAGGAAGTGGATGATTTCTGTATTCTCTTTGTTCGGTAATGGTAAATAATGAGCGCCTAAAGGAAATTT
Encoded here:
- a CDS encoding NAD(P)/FAD-dependent oxidoreductase, whose amino-acid sequence is MLLKITGTNHVLGHRLWAKDFPQFSEVIHTKYLIVGGGISGLSACRFFNQNNEQDYLLLEMENHLGGNSSNGQNSFSKFPLGAHYLPLPNKENTEIIHFLKECEICLGTEDDGEPILDEYQMTFPQQERLFYKNAWQNDIVPQRGISAQVQQELARFFKLMDEFRTKKDTEGRYWFAIPVHDSSREDEVVKLEKIIFKDWLKENNFYSEELLWLLDYSCRDDFGLGIDYVSAWAGIHYFAGRKNNWSTKYKDQVFTWPEGNARLANHFSKYTEGKHLPGNLVFDIKINDKVEVLSFDNTQKKTKKIIADKVLFATPQFVNERIFNQKRASSFHYVPWLLTTITFKNEFGGDEELAWDNVIYGSSGLGYIYDQHQNLNQIIGEKVITHYKSFSTADCKKARKKLYAMKESELKTLVLDDLKKAHPLIEDFILEMQFHKIGHAMIAPVPNQIFGEETQKAKKTIEDKIFFAHSDLSGISIFEEAFYQGIRTAEQMM